One region of Camelina sativa cultivar DH55 chromosome 6, Cs, whole genome shotgun sequence genomic DNA includes:
- the LOC104792303 gene encoding uncharacterized protein LOC104792303 isoform X2, which translates to MQRLSLESSASKLHHHSYGGRKDDAYDIDDLKPVSSATPSSSSSAAADYDDHELKKDLKPRRLSSLQSPFAGTTNQKRGRLVHFIPILTLLCLIILYLTSHPPSQSDLAQFNGFMRTSKHLESGDDEISGYMRGDTLAIRTSVRNLQETESFPTKSLPRRRTSHRKTADF; encoded by the exons ATGCAGAGGCTATCGCTAGAGTCATCAGCTTCGAAGCTCCATCATCATAGCTATGGAGGAAGAAAGGACGACGCCTACGACATCGATGATTTGAAACCAGTCTCTTCAGCCACTCCTTCTTCGTCGTCATCAGCCGCCGCGGATTACGACGATCACGAGCTCAAAAAGGACTTAAAGCCGCGACGGTTATCATCGCTGCAATCACCTTTCGCGGGGACGACGAATCAGAAACGAGGGAGGCTCGTTCACTTCATTCCGATTCTCACTCTCCTCTGCTTAATCATCCTCTACCTCACTTCTCACCCTCCGTCTCAATCAG atttgGCTCAGTTTAATGGATTCATGCGTACTTCGAAACATCTAG AATCAGGCGACGATGAAATCTCAGGATATATGAGAGGAGATACACTAGCTATCCGTACGAGTGTACGGAATCTTCAAGAGACGGAAAGCTTCCCGACGAAATCACTTCCCCGTCGCCGGACTTCTCACCGGAAAACCGCAGACTTCTAG
- the LOC104792303 gene encoding uncharacterized protein LOC104792303 isoform X1, producing the protein MQRLSLESSASKLHHHSYGGRKDDAYDIDDLKPVSSATPSSSSSAAADYDDHELKKDLKPRRLSSLQSPFAGTTNQKRGRLVHFIPILTLLCLIILYLTSHPPSQSDLAQFNGFMRTSKHLEESGDDEISGYMRGDTLAIRTSVRNLQETESFPTKSLPRRRTSHRKTADF; encoded by the exons ATGCAGAGGCTATCGCTAGAGTCATCAGCTTCGAAGCTCCATCATCATAGCTATGGAGGAAGAAAGGACGACGCCTACGACATCGATGATTTGAAACCAGTCTCTTCAGCCACTCCTTCTTCGTCGTCATCAGCCGCCGCGGATTACGACGATCACGAGCTCAAAAAGGACTTAAAGCCGCGACGGTTATCATCGCTGCAATCACCTTTCGCGGGGACGACGAATCAGAAACGAGGGAGGCTCGTTCACTTCATTCCGATTCTCACTCTCCTCTGCTTAATCATCCTCTACCTCACTTCTCACCCTCCGTCTCAATCAG atttgGCTCAGTTTAATGGATTCATGCGTACTTCGAAACATCTAG AAGAATCAGGCGACGATGAAATCTCAGGATATATGAGAGGAGATACACTAGCTATCCGTACGAGTGTACGGAATCTTCAAGAGACGGAAAGCTTCCCGACGAAATCACTTCCCCGTCGCCGGACTTCTCACCGGAAAACCGCAGACTTCTAG
- the LOC104792304 gene encoding uncharacterized protein LOC104792304, whose product MVLWELALGTAYFLGIRRTYRLALKTQRRIISPNHPRIRDFMHRRTHQIFDVALRVHKNIQQRDMEIGRNLGNWILRGLDRMKPSAQVILPKHKEPSIDKAKRVLESTRLKPHVNTQPPQNREVDRHLFMSLRNFRSKYPIASMMMIKPPRPTGTTTQYRPYTVGASSMIQPIYVRDGFNGVIRKDILQWMVQKR is encoded by the exons ATGGTGTTGTGGGAGTTAGCTCTGGGAACAGCCTACTTCTTGGGGATTAGGCGGACTTATCGGCTTGCATTGAAGACCCAGCGTCGCATTATTAGCCCTAATCATCCCAGGATTCGAGATTTTATGCATCG GAGGACTCATCAAATCTTTGATGTGGCTCTTAGGGTGCACAAGAACATACAACAGAGAGACATGGAAATTGGTCGAAATTTAGGAAACTGGATTCTCCGTGGCCTTGACAGGATGAAGCCATCGGCTCAGGTTATACTACCAAAACACAAAGAGCCAAGCATAGACAAGGCGAAGAGAGTATTGGAATCAACACGTCTCAAACCGCATGTTAACACGCAGCCTCCTCAGAACCGTGAGGTCGATAGGCACTTGTTCATGTCCTTGAGAAACTTTCGGTCCAAATACCCCATTGcttcgatgatgatgatcaagccGCCAAGACCAACTGGAACTACCACTCAGTACAGGCCTTACACTGTTGGTGCATCCAGTATGATTCAGCCGATTTATGTTAGAGACGGGTTCAACGGTGTCATCAGGAAGGATATTTTGCAGTGGATGGTGCAGAAGAGATGA